From Lonchura striata isolate bLonStr1 chromosome 38, bLonStr1.mat, whole genome shotgun sequence, one genomic window encodes:
- the GRWD1 gene encoding glutamate-rich WD repeat-containing protein 1 encodes MDEEAYVMYHRAGTGSPCLSFDVVRDGLGDGREEPPLSVLLCAGTQAETPSANRVLLLQMQNLHGLRGRRGSDSDSDSDSEEEEEEEEGREPQLLLLMAPHYGGINRLRVTSLGGSPIAAVWSERGQVEVLALEGALGVLGTQFGEGDSGRGPKSVQQGALPALATFSGHLDEGFGLDWSPQSPGRLLSGDVRGRIHRWEPRESGWVVDQRPLLGHGGSVEDIQWSPCEASVFISCSSDASIRVWDVRAPPARACQLSVAAAHEGDVNVLSWSRRDAAALLSGGDDGALRLWDLRSIRRSPSCVATFKQHRGPITSVQWHPGESGVLAAAGEDDLVTQWDLGVERDPEVGEGDGDGEGLRELPPQLLFLHQGEREVKELHWHPQCPGLLLCTGREGIAAFRTISV; translated from the exons ATGGATGAGGAGGCGTACGTGATGTATCACCGCGCCGGCACCG GGTCGCCGTGCCTGAGCTTTGACGTGGTGCGGGACGGGCTGGGGGACGGGCGGGAGGAGCCGCCGCTCTCGGTGCTGCTCTGCGCCGGCACCCAGGCCGAGACCCCCAGCGCCAACCG ggtgctgctgctgcagatgcaGAACCTGCACGGGCtgcggggcaggaggggcagtgACAgcgacagtgacagtgacagcgaggaagaggaggaggaggaggagggacggGAGccgcagctgctgctcctcatggCTCCCCACTACGGGGGGATCAACAGGCTGAGG GTGACGTCCCTCGGGGGGTCCCCGATCGCGGCCGTGTGGTCGGAGCGGGGCCAGGTGGAGGTGCTGGCCCTGGAGGGGgccctgggggtcctggggacgcaatttggggagggggattcGGGCAGGGGGCCCAAGAGCGTCCAGCAGGGAGCACTGCCCGCCCTGGCCACCTTCAGCGGCCACCTGGACGAAGGCTTCGGGCTGGACtggagcccccagagccccg GCCGGCTGCTGTCCGGGGACGTGCGCGGGCGCATCCATCGCTGGGAGCCGCGCGAGTCCGGCTGGGTCGTGGACCAGCGGCCGCTGCTCGGCCATGGCGGCAGCGTGGAGGACATCCAGTGGTCCCCCTGCGAGGCCTCG GTGTTCATCTCGTGCTCCTCGGACGCCTCCATCCGCGTGTGGGACGTGCGGGCGCCGCCGGCCCGCGCCTGCCAGCTCAGCGTGGCCGCGGCCCACGAGGGCGACGTCAACGTGCTCAGCTGGAGCCGGCGCGACGCGGCCGCGCTGCTCAGCGGCGGCGACGACGGCGCCCTGCGCCTCTGGGACCTGAGGAGCATCCGG CGGAGCCCCTCGTGCGTGGCCACCTTCAAGCAGCACCGCGGGCCCATCACCTCGGTGCAGTGGCACCCGGGCGAGAGCGGCGTCCTGGCGGCCGCGGGCGAGGACGACCTGGTCACGCAGTGGGACCTGGGCGTGGAGAGGGACCCCGAGGTGGGCGAGGGCGACGGGGAcggggaggggctgcgggagctgcCGCCgcagctgctgttcctgcacCAGGGCGAGAGGGAGGTGAAGGAGCTGCACTGGCACCCGCAGtgcccggggctgctgctgtgcaccGGCCGCGAGGGCATCGCCGCCTTCCGCACCATCAGCGTGTGA
- the TSEN34 gene encoding tRNA-splicing endonuclease subunit Sen34, whose translation MAAGAAGPPALRGLGESPGTAPSPPAERPRVRRQRGRFLVGEAGAEPEEEEEEEEEDEEEDGDEDGAAPRRFRLFRALWRRGLHLTPGGKFGGDFLVYPGPPAQFHAGAVALCPRSSRAQPLGALLAAARLGASVRKALLLCAAPPGGALTCTALTWRADLT comes from the exons atggcggcgggcgctgcggggccgccGGCGCTCCGCGGGCTCGGGGAGAGCCCCGGGAccgccccgagccccccggcggagcggccgcgggtgcggcggcagcgcggccgcTTCCTG GTGGGCGAGGCCGGAGCGGAgcccgaggaggaggaggaggaggaggaggaggatgaggaggaggatggggatgaggacggggccgccccccgccgcTTCCGCCTCTTCCGGGCGCTCTGGCGGCGGGGCCTGCACCTGACCCCCGGCGGGAAATTCGGCGGCGACTTCCTGGTGTACCCCG GCCCCCCCGCGCAGTTCCACGCAGGCGCAGTGGCGCTGTGCCCGCGCAGTTCCCGCGCGCAGCCGCTGGGGGCGCTGCTGGCGGCCGCGCGCCTGGGCGCGAGCGTGCGCAAAGCGCTGCTGCTGTGCGCcgcgccgccagggggcgccctGACCTGCACCGCGCTCACCTGGCGCGCCGACCTCACGTGA